A window from Vulcanimicrobium alpinum encodes these proteins:
- a CDS encoding HAD-IB family phosphatase — protein MFVDYDGTITGVDTFDLLVRTFAGDDAWHGFERDLRAGRITLREALEREAALVRLSRTEALAFLERHAPVDPTFAPFVRRAHAHGASVSVVSSGLRQIIGPALERASVDVPVFANDVVFDADGWKLTFLDDSANGHDKAARVRDARDAGLQTVYIGDGISDFDAALAADVRFAKAGRALERYCRDQGVAMTPFATFAEIDVVPAER, from the coding sequence ATCTTCGTCGACTACGACGGCACGATCACCGGCGTCGACACGTTCGATCTGCTGGTGCGTACCTTCGCGGGCGACGACGCATGGCACGGATTCGAGCGCGATCTGCGCGCCGGCCGCATCACGCTGCGCGAAGCCTTGGAACGCGAAGCCGCACTCGTGCGGCTCTCGCGCACCGAGGCGCTCGCGTTTCTGGAGCGGCACGCGCCGGTCGATCCGACGTTCGCGCCGTTCGTGCGGCGCGCGCACGCGCACGGCGCGTCGGTCAGCGTCGTCTCGTCGGGGCTGCGGCAGATCATCGGCCCCGCGCTCGAGCGCGCGAGCGTCGACGTTCCGGTGTTCGCGAACGACGTCGTCTTCGACGCGGACGGCTGGAAGCTGACGTTCCTCGACGATTCGGCGAACGGTCACGACAAGGCCGCGCGCGTCCGCGATGCACGCGACGCGGGGCTGCAGACCGTCTACATCGGCGACGGGATCAGCGATTTCGACGCGGCCCTCGCCGCCGACGTGCGCTTCGCGAAAGCCGGCCGCGCACTTGAGCGCTACTGCCGCGACCAGGGCGTTGCAATGACGCCGTTCGCGACGTTCGCCGAGATCGACGTCGTGCCCGCGGAACGCTGA